A genomic region of Lycorma delicatula isolate Av1 chromosome 4, ASM4794821v1, whole genome shotgun sequence contains the following coding sequences:
- the wit gene encoding kinase protein wishful thinking isoform X1, translating to MATILLLLWFVLLSTEKSVQQEQARICHRVYSNYAHISVEQGVQQPQENIDKTSEVCNSGNHQACYTLWKETKTASNTTEIVIIAQGCWESSGKEDCNSPVCVANRRPSKAMNDTKFCCCSGDLCNYNVSVGYDSSEIDYGMASRIVTSEEQTKAASRSSLRDTIVIIVSCLVTLTIGLVGSFALYKNCRSPNKPQMLDSVRLVENIQNERPLKMIELVGQGRYGSLWKGMDKDGKLVAVKMFPPHYRQLYCNERDIYSLPFMDNSAIVTYYGCQESPGQLQLLLLYCSLGCLQDYLKVQTVDSTTFCRMALSIAKGLAHLHTEIRHGDKLKPCVCHRDLNTRNILVKSDLSCCLCDLGLAIQIADSHHCRNEEATIKSVSDVGTLRYMAPEVLEGAVNLRDCESSLKQIDVYALGLVLWELATRCSDFYIGSTSAASYAMPFEAEIGQHPTFEQMQVMVSRNKARPLFPPLWRDCPAVRSVRETIEDCWDQDAEARLTALCVVERLSDLTQLCQRESQGCYPYSLGAQIISFNNATGDNSAPEEMVESTVSEGTVETLLTMSPSEPIAPTYTWKDSNNRAAANAAVNVAITIQPYQGRNPCLERNLLMWGDAQEEDVSPLVDRSMKHQVVREDQQPCSLQPAASNIPYVHNRVPKQCNVPPSTQLPGFIRKLLHKKLNLPSASEDHHLLSNGANNDIKMTVSPFEKHNTAEDIQPSASGRPTSLPLELGSVFLDAKSGRIKRELSGRIKTPGDVPPSVRRKRARLSLYDDRIMDQSASSF from the exons GTGTACAGCAGGAGCAAGCACGAATTTGTCATAGAGTTTATAGCAACTATGCACATATATCTGTTGAGCAAGGAGTTCAGCAACCACAGGAAAATAtt GATAAAACATCTGAGGTTTGTAACTCAGGCAATCATCAAGCTTGCTATACATTATggaaagaaacaaaaacagcTAGTAATACTACAGAAATTGTTATTATTGCTCAAG gTTGTTGGGAGAGTTCAGGAAAAGAAGACTGTAATTCACCAGTTTGTGTTGCAAATCGGCGTCCTTCAAAGGCAATGAATgatacaaaattttgttgttgttctGGTGATCTTTGTAATTATAATGTGAGCGTTGGTTATGATAGTAGTGAAATTGATTATGGTATGGCTTCTCGAATTGTTACCAGTGAAGAACAAACAAAGGCAGCAT cTCGTTCATCTCTAAGAGATACAATCGTGATAATTGTTTCATGTCTAGTAACATTAACAATTGGATTAGTTGGATCATTTGCATTGTATAAAAATTGTCGCTCACCAAACAAACCTCAAATGTTGGATTCTGTAAGACTGGTTGAAAACATTCAAAATGAACGTCCACTTAAAATGATTGAACTAGTAG GGCAGGGACGATATGGCTCCTTATGGAAAGGTATGGACAAGGATGGGAAACTTGTGGCTGTGAAAATGTTTCCTCCTCATTATCGGCAACTTTATTGCAATGAGCGAGATATCTATTCGTTACCTTTTATGGACAATTCTGCAATCGTAACATATTATGGTTGTCAAGAGAGTCCTGGTCAACTgcagttgttacttttatactgcAGTCTCGGTTGCTTACAAGACTATCTTAAAGTACAAACTGTTGATTCTACAACTTTCTGTCGAATGGCATTATCTATAGCCAAGGGTTTAGCTCATCTCCACACTGAAATAAGACATGGAG ATAAACTCAAGCCTTGTGTTTGCCATAGAGATCTCAATACACGTAATATACTTGTTAAGTCAGACCTCAGTTGTTGTTTATGTGATCTCGGTTTGGCTATACAAATAGCTGACTCTCATCATTGTAGGAATGAAGAAGCTACTATAAAATCGGTAAGCGATGTTGGTACTCTGCGCTATATGGCTCCTGAAGTTTTGGAGGGTGCAGTGAATTTACGCGATTGTGAatcatcattaaaacaaatagatGTTTATGCTCTTGGATTGGTATTATGGGAATTGGCTACTAGATGCTCAGATTTTTATATAGGCAGCACTTCAGCAGCATCATACGCGATGCCTTTTGAAGCAGAAATAG gtCAACACCCAACTTTTGAACAGATGCAGGTAATGGTGTCACGTAATAAAGCTCGTCCTTTGTTTCCTCCATTATGGAGAGATTGTCCTGCTGTACGTTCAGTGCGAGAGACTATTGAAGACTGTTGGGACCAAGATGCTGAAGCTAGACTTACAGCGCTTTGTGTTGTTGAACGATTGTCTGATTTAACACAGCTTTGTCAAAGAG aatctCAGGGTTGTTATCCTTATTCACTCGGTGCACAGATTATTAGCTTTAATAATGCAACTGGTGATAACAGTGCTCCAGAAGAAAtgg ttgAATCAACTGTGTCCGAGGGTACTGTGGAAACACTTTTAACAATGAGTCCTTCTGAGCCAATCGCACCAACCT ATACGTGGAAAGATTCAAATAACCGTGCAGCAGCAAATGCAGCTGTTAATGTTGCCATAACTATACAGCCGTACCAGGGACGAAATCCATGTCTTGAGAGAAATCTTTTGATGTGGGGTGATGCACAAGAG GAAGATGTTTCACCCTTAGTAGATCGATCAATGAAACATCAAGTAGTAAGAGAAGACCAACAACCATGTTCATTACAACCAGCAGCATCAAATATACCTTATGTGCATAACAGAGTACCAAAACAGTGTAATGTACCGCCTTCAACTCAGCTACCTGGGTTCATTCGCAAACTACTtcacaagaaattaaatttaccatcAGCATCTGAAGATCATCATCTTTTATCTAATG gTGCAAATAATGATATAAAGATGACAGTTTCACCATTTGAAAAGCACAATACTGCTGAAGATATTCAACCAAGTGCAAGTGGTCGTCCTACAAGTTTACCATTGGAGTTGGGTTCAGTTTTCTTGGATGCTAAATCAGGAAGGATTAAACGTGAGTTATCGGGCCGTATAAAAACACCGGGAGATGTTCCACCATCTGTTAGACGGAAACGAGCTAGGTTATCATTATATGATGACAGAATTATGGACCAGTCAGCTTctagtttctaa
- the wit gene encoding kinase protein wishful thinking isoform X2, with translation MATILLLLWFVLLSTEKSVQQEQARICHRVYSNYAHISVEQGVQQPQENIDKTSEVCNSGNHQACYTLWKETKTASNTTEIVIIAQGCWESSGKEDCNSPVCVANRRPSKAMNDTKFCCCSGDLCNYNVSVGYDSSEIDYGMASRIVTSEEQTKAASRSSLRDTIVIIVSCLVTLTIGLVGSFALYKNCRSPNKPQMLDSVRLVENIQNERPLKMIELVGQGRYGSLWKGMDKDGKLVAVKMFPPHYRQLYCNERDIYSLPFMDNSAIVTYYGCQESPGQLQLLLLYCSLGCLQDYLKVQTVDSTTFCRMALSIAKGLAHLHTEIRHGDKLKPCVCHRDLNTRNILVKSDLSCCLCDLGLAIQIADSHHCRNEEATIKSVSDVGTLRYMAPEVLEGAVNLRDCESSLKQIDVYALGLVLWELATRCSDFYIGSTSAASYAMPFEAEIGQHPTFEQMQVMVSRNKARPLFPPLWRDCPAVRSVRETIEDCWDQDAEARLTALCVVERLSDLTQLCQRESQGCYPYSLGAQIISFNNATGDNSAPEEMVESTVSEGTVETLLTMSPSEPIAPTYTWKDSNNRAAANAAVNVAITIQPYQGRNPCLERNLLMWGDAQEEDVSPLVDRSMKHQVVREDQQPCSLQPAASNIPYVHNRVPKQCNVPPSTQLPGFIRKLLHKKLNLPSASEDHHLLSNGANNDIKMTVSPFEKHNTAEDIQPSASGRPTSLPLELGSVFLDAKSGRIKHVPDFFRMLASEGDRITDFIPGVISISIISDC, from the exons GTGTACAGCAGGAGCAAGCACGAATTTGTCATAGAGTTTATAGCAACTATGCACATATATCTGTTGAGCAAGGAGTTCAGCAACCACAGGAAAATAtt GATAAAACATCTGAGGTTTGTAACTCAGGCAATCATCAAGCTTGCTATACATTATggaaagaaacaaaaacagcTAGTAATACTACAGAAATTGTTATTATTGCTCAAG gTTGTTGGGAGAGTTCAGGAAAAGAAGACTGTAATTCACCAGTTTGTGTTGCAAATCGGCGTCCTTCAAAGGCAATGAATgatacaaaattttgttgttgttctGGTGATCTTTGTAATTATAATGTGAGCGTTGGTTATGATAGTAGTGAAATTGATTATGGTATGGCTTCTCGAATTGTTACCAGTGAAGAACAAACAAAGGCAGCAT cTCGTTCATCTCTAAGAGATACAATCGTGATAATTGTTTCATGTCTAGTAACATTAACAATTGGATTAGTTGGATCATTTGCATTGTATAAAAATTGTCGCTCACCAAACAAACCTCAAATGTTGGATTCTGTAAGACTGGTTGAAAACATTCAAAATGAACGTCCACTTAAAATGATTGAACTAGTAG GGCAGGGACGATATGGCTCCTTATGGAAAGGTATGGACAAGGATGGGAAACTTGTGGCTGTGAAAATGTTTCCTCCTCATTATCGGCAACTTTATTGCAATGAGCGAGATATCTATTCGTTACCTTTTATGGACAATTCTGCAATCGTAACATATTATGGTTGTCAAGAGAGTCCTGGTCAACTgcagttgttacttttatactgcAGTCTCGGTTGCTTACAAGACTATCTTAAAGTACAAACTGTTGATTCTACAACTTTCTGTCGAATGGCATTATCTATAGCCAAGGGTTTAGCTCATCTCCACACTGAAATAAGACATGGAG ATAAACTCAAGCCTTGTGTTTGCCATAGAGATCTCAATACACGTAATATACTTGTTAAGTCAGACCTCAGTTGTTGTTTATGTGATCTCGGTTTGGCTATACAAATAGCTGACTCTCATCATTGTAGGAATGAAGAAGCTACTATAAAATCGGTAAGCGATGTTGGTACTCTGCGCTATATGGCTCCTGAAGTTTTGGAGGGTGCAGTGAATTTACGCGATTGTGAatcatcattaaaacaaatagatGTTTATGCTCTTGGATTGGTATTATGGGAATTGGCTACTAGATGCTCAGATTTTTATATAGGCAGCACTTCAGCAGCATCATACGCGATGCCTTTTGAAGCAGAAATAG gtCAACACCCAACTTTTGAACAGATGCAGGTAATGGTGTCACGTAATAAAGCTCGTCCTTTGTTTCCTCCATTATGGAGAGATTGTCCTGCTGTACGTTCAGTGCGAGAGACTATTGAAGACTGTTGGGACCAAGATGCTGAAGCTAGACTTACAGCGCTTTGTGTTGTTGAACGATTGTCTGATTTAACACAGCTTTGTCAAAGAG aatctCAGGGTTGTTATCCTTATTCACTCGGTGCACAGATTATTAGCTTTAATAATGCAACTGGTGATAACAGTGCTCCAGAAGAAAtgg ttgAATCAACTGTGTCCGAGGGTACTGTGGAAACACTTTTAACAATGAGTCCTTCTGAGCCAATCGCACCAACCT ATACGTGGAAAGATTCAAATAACCGTGCAGCAGCAAATGCAGCTGTTAATGTTGCCATAACTATACAGCCGTACCAGGGACGAAATCCATGTCTTGAGAGAAATCTTTTGATGTGGGGTGATGCACAAGAG GAAGATGTTTCACCCTTAGTAGATCGATCAATGAAACATCAAGTAGTAAGAGAAGACCAACAACCATGTTCATTACAACCAGCAGCATCAAATATACCTTATGTGCATAACAGAGTACCAAAACAGTGTAATGTACCGCCTTCAACTCAGCTACCTGGGTTCATTCGCAAACTACTtcacaagaaattaaatttaccatcAGCATCTGAAGATCATCATCTTTTATCTAATG gTGCAAATAATGATATAAAGATGACAGTTTCACCATTTGAAAAGCACAATACTGCTGAAGATATTCAACCAAGTGCAAGTGGTCGTCCTACAAGTTTACCATTGGAGTTGGGTTCAGTTTTCTTGGATGCTAAATCAGGAAGGATTAAAC ACGTTCCAGATTTTTTCAGAATGTTAGCCTCTGAAGGAGATAGAATTACAGATTTCATTCCTGGTGTTATCAGTATTTCCATCATTTCTGACTGCTAA
- the wit gene encoding kinase protein wishful thinking isoform X3, whose product MATILLLLWFVLLSTEKSVQQEQARICHRVYSNYAHISVEQGVQQPQENIDKTSEVCNSGNHQACYTLWKETKTASNTTEIVIIAQGCWESSGKEDCNSPVCVANRRPSKAMNDTKFCCCSGDLCNYNVSVGYDSSEIDYGMASRIVTSEEQTKAASRSSLRDTIVIIVSCLVTLTIGLVGSFALYKNCRSPNKPQMLDSVRLVENIQNERPLKMIELVGQGRYGSLWKGMDKDGKLVAVKMFPPHYRQLYCNERDIYSLPFMDNSAIVTYYGCQESPGQLQLLLLYCSLGCLQDYLKVQTVDSTTFCRMALSIAKGLAHLHTEIRHGDKLKPCVCHRDLNTRNILVKSDLSCCLCDLGLAIQIADSHHCRNEEATIKSVSDVGTLRYMAPEVLEGAVNLRDCESSLKQIDVYALGLVLWELATRCSDFYIGSTSAASYAMPFEAEIGQHPTFEQMQVMVSRNKARPLFPPLWRDCPAVRSVRETIEDCWDQDAEARLTALCVVERLSDLTQLCQRESQGCYPYSLGAQIISFNNATGDNSAPEEMVESTVSEGTVETLLTMSPSEPIAPTYTWKDSNNRAAANAAVNVAITIQPYQGRNPCLERNLLMWGDAQEEDVSPLVDRSMKHQVVREDQQPCSLQPAASNIPYVHNRVPKQCNVPPSTQLPGFIRKLLHKKLNLPSASEDHHLLSNGANNDIKMTVSPFEKHNTAEDIQPSASGRPTSLPLELGSVFLDAKSGRIKHVGETSGCKRIQNPCYHLNQGLLKN is encoded by the exons GTGTACAGCAGGAGCAAGCACGAATTTGTCATAGAGTTTATAGCAACTATGCACATATATCTGTTGAGCAAGGAGTTCAGCAACCACAGGAAAATAtt GATAAAACATCTGAGGTTTGTAACTCAGGCAATCATCAAGCTTGCTATACATTATggaaagaaacaaaaacagcTAGTAATACTACAGAAATTGTTATTATTGCTCAAG gTTGTTGGGAGAGTTCAGGAAAAGAAGACTGTAATTCACCAGTTTGTGTTGCAAATCGGCGTCCTTCAAAGGCAATGAATgatacaaaattttgttgttgttctGGTGATCTTTGTAATTATAATGTGAGCGTTGGTTATGATAGTAGTGAAATTGATTATGGTATGGCTTCTCGAATTGTTACCAGTGAAGAACAAACAAAGGCAGCAT cTCGTTCATCTCTAAGAGATACAATCGTGATAATTGTTTCATGTCTAGTAACATTAACAATTGGATTAGTTGGATCATTTGCATTGTATAAAAATTGTCGCTCACCAAACAAACCTCAAATGTTGGATTCTGTAAGACTGGTTGAAAACATTCAAAATGAACGTCCACTTAAAATGATTGAACTAGTAG GGCAGGGACGATATGGCTCCTTATGGAAAGGTATGGACAAGGATGGGAAACTTGTGGCTGTGAAAATGTTTCCTCCTCATTATCGGCAACTTTATTGCAATGAGCGAGATATCTATTCGTTACCTTTTATGGACAATTCTGCAATCGTAACATATTATGGTTGTCAAGAGAGTCCTGGTCAACTgcagttgttacttttatactgcAGTCTCGGTTGCTTACAAGACTATCTTAAAGTACAAACTGTTGATTCTACAACTTTCTGTCGAATGGCATTATCTATAGCCAAGGGTTTAGCTCATCTCCACACTGAAATAAGACATGGAG ATAAACTCAAGCCTTGTGTTTGCCATAGAGATCTCAATACACGTAATATACTTGTTAAGTCAGACCTCAGTTGTTGTTTATGTGATCTCGGTTTGGCTATACAAATAGCTGACTCTCATCATTGTAGGAATGAAGAAGCTACTATAAAATCGGTAAGCGATGTTGGTACTCTGCGCTATATGGCTCCTGAAGTTTTGGAGGGTGCAGTGAATTTACGCGATTGTGAatcatcattaaaacaaatagatGTTTATGCTCTTGGATTGGTATTATGGGAATTGGCTACTAGATGCTCAGATTTTTATATAGGCAGCACTTCAGCAGCATCATACGCGATGCCTTTTGAAGCAGAAATAG gtCAACACCCAACTTTTGAACAGATGCAGGTAATGGTGTCACGTAATAAAGCTCGTCCTTTGTTTCCTCCATTATGGAGAGATTGTCCTGCTGTACGTTCAGTGCGAGAGACTATTGAAGACTGTTGGGACCAAGATGCTGAAGCTAGACTTACAGCGCTTTGTGTTGTTGAACGATTGTCTGATTTAACACAGCTTTGTCAAAGAG aatctCAGGGTTGTTATCCTTATTCACTCGGTGCACAGATTATTAGCTTTAATAATGCAACTGGTGATAACAGTGCTCCAGAAGAAAtgg ttgAATCAACTGTGTCCGAGGGTACTGTGGAAACACTTTTAACAATGAGTCCTTCTGAGCCAATCGCACCAACCT ATACGTGGAAAGATTCAAATAACCGTGCAGCAGCAAATGCAGCTGTTAATGTTGCCATAACTATACAGCCGTACCAGGGACGAAATCCATGTCTTGAGAGAAATCTTTTGATGTGGGGTGATGCACAAGAG GAAGATGTTTCACCCTTAGTAGATCGATCAATGAAACATCAAGTAGTAAGAGAAGACCAACAACCATGTTCATTACAACCAGCAGCATCAAATATACCTTATGTGCATAACAGAGTACCAAAACAGTGTAATGTACCGCCTTCAACTCAGCTACCTGGGTTCATTCGCAAACTACTtcacaagaaattaaatttaccatcAGCATCTGAAGATCATCATCTTTTATCTAATG gTGCAAATAATGATATAAAGATGACAGTTTCACCATTTGAAAAGCACAATACTGCTGAAGATATTCAACCAAGTGCAAGTGGTCGTCCTACAAGTTTACCATTGGAGTTGGGTTCAGTTTTCTTGGATGCTAAATCAGGAAGGATTAAAC